A stretch of Lathyrus oleraceus cultivar Zhongwan6 chromosome 6, CAAS_Psat_ZW6_1.0, whole genome shotgun sequence DNA encodes these proteins:
- the LOC127091136 gene encoding uncharacterized protein LOC127091136: protein MNSSTFCSVFLGLILISQYPFAANARSHGLKGSLITIVCGASSNMAECNKILGSNPHAAEVKSYRELAKVVLEMALEKASAGQSFLKGLAAETKSPALTQCANFDYDGVVMSFKSSLGELKKDPQTANYDAKVAGDGPAQCDRGMAAGHVVNPEVTALNSLITFFSELAFLVTNYL from the exons ATGAATTCTTCAACATTCTGTTCCGTGTTCCTTGGCTTGATCCTAATTTCTCAATACCCTTTCGCTGCAAATGCCAGATCTCATGGATTAAAGGGAAGCCTAATTACCATCGTTTGCGGCGCATCATCCAACATGGCAGAATGCAACAAAATCCTCGGATCAAATCCTCATGCCGCAGAAGTGAAAAGCTACAGGGAACTTGCAAAGGTTGTTCTCGAAATGGCATTAGAGAAAGCATCCGCGGGACAGAGTTTTCTGAAAGGATTAGCAGCAGAAACCAAGTCTCCAGCACTCACACAGTGTGCTAATTTTGATTACGATGGTGTTGTTATGTCTTTTAAAAGCTCTCTTGGTGAGTTGAAGAAAGATCCTCAAACTGCTAATTATGATGCTAAG GTTGCTGGTGATGGACCTGCTCAATGTGACAGAGGAATGGCGGCTGGACATGTTGTTAATCCTGAAGTTACCGCTCTTAATAGTCTGATTACTTTTTTTAGTGAATTGGCATTCCTTGTCACTAATTATCTTTaa